Proteins encoded together in one Amphiprion ocellaris isolate individual 3 ecotype Okinawa chromosome 14, ASM2253959v1, whole genome shotgun sequence window:
- the trim47 gene encoding E3 ubiquitin-protein ligase TRIM47: protein MATAGAAGDDLRKELTCAICLDFFKDPVILKCGHNFCRFCICMHWDENGGDYGYQCPQCRTVFNKRTFTKNYLVQNLVAKLDDLDCLGSCNAPSKPVKVDGKCDQHGEELKLYCQTDKRPICVVCRESRAHRHHEVAPVPEVINDMKMELKLRLMELNWQKSQCVKVITTDERTKSEVRLKKQRLKEKIEADVGALVQFLLDERDCLLESLDAEEVATMAVIEDNMKIVETEAAVVDKAISDIHSHVGGKSSFESLAATFNEVIHCKPFTPLEPVNCQTEFTDFSGPFQLIMWKKMMHVLHTMPQNLTLDPDTAHPNLLISDFDTKVEEGRVRNQEPDLPSRFNRFCGVLATAQYASGQHYWEVDVRDKGVWYLGVTTECSNRKGFVSLTPSAGYWSLCLQDRLYANGEDGRILVADYWNSPRVGVYLDYDNGRLSFYDAVTMKRLYMFDTCFEEPVYPFFSPGKNDPGSRLHICHYY from the exons ATGGCGACTGCTGGAGCAGCTGGAGACGACCTGCGGAAAGAGCTCACATGTGCGATTTGTTTGGACTTCTTCAAAGACCCTGTCATACTCAAGTGCGGACACAATTTCTGTCGCTTTTGCATCTGTATGCACTGGGATGAAAATGGCGGAGACTACGGGTACCAGTGTCCTCAGTGCCGAACG GTGTTCAACAAGAGGACCTTCACTAAAAACTACCTGGTGCAGAACCTGGTGGCCAAACTGGACGACCTGGACTGTCTGGGGTCTTGTAATGCCCCCTCCAAGCCTGTTAAAGTAGATGGGAAGTGTGATCAACACGGTGAAGAACTGAAACTGTACTGCCAGACTGACAAGAGGCCTATCTGTGTAGTCTGCAGGGAATCCAGAGCACACAG ACACCATGAGGTGGCCCCAGTGCCAGAAGTTATCAACGACATGAAG ATGGAGTTGAAACTGAGGCTAATGGAGCTCAACTGGCAGAAGTCTCAATGTGTCAAAGTCATAACAACTGATGAGCGCACTAAAAGTGAAGTGAGG TTGAAGAAGCAAAGACTCAAAGAGAAGATTGAAGCAGATGTCGGTGCCTTGGTCCAATTCCTGCTAGATGAAAGAGACTGTCTGCTTGAGAGCCTGGATGCTGAGGAGGTTGCCACCATGGCTGTTATAGAAGACAATATGAAGATTGTGGAGACAGAAGCAGCAGTTGTGGACAAAGCTATATCTGATATCCACAGCCACGTCGGTGGAAAAAGTAGCTTTGAG AGCCTTGCTGCTACATTCAATGA agtgaTTCATTGCAAGCCTTTCACACCTCTCGAGCCGGTTAATTGTCAAACTGAATTTACCGACTTCTCAGGGCCTTTTCAGCTCATCATGTGGAAGAAGATGATGCACGTGCTGCACACAA TGCCTCAGAACCTCACCTTAGACCCCGACACCGCTCACCCAAACCTGCTTATCTCAGACTTTGACACCAAAGTGGAGGAGGGCCGTGTTCGTAACCAGGAGCCGGACCTGCCCTCCCGCTTCAACCGCTTCTGTGGCGTCCTTGCCACAGCCCAGTACGCCAGCGGCCAACACTACTGGGAGGTTGACGTGAGGGACAAAGGTGTGTGGTACCTGGGAGTCACCACCGAGTGCAGCAACCGTAAGGGTTTTGTCAGCCTCACTCCCTCTGCAGGATACTGGAGCCTGTGTCTCCAGGACCGGCTGTACGCCAACGGGGAGGACGGGCGCATTCTGGTGGCCGACTACTGGAACTCCCCTCGCGTCGGTGTGTACCTGGACTATGACAACGGGCGTCTCAGTTTCTATGACGCTGTAACCATGAAGAGACTATACATGTTTGACACCTGCTTTGAAGAGCCTGTCTACCCTTTCTTCAGCCCAGGGAAGAATGATCCAGGCAGCAGGCTGCACATATGCCACTACTATTGA